A genomic stretch from Bradyrhizobium quebecense includes:
- a CDS encoding DinB family protein codes for MPASLVQTFRAFAYNNTWANHRLLAACGSLGQTEFAAARTGFFPSLQATLNHIHVIDLFYVDALEGGWLGPKAWANEVPYPAVAALQAAQGAIDQRLIAHCDALTPERLDEVVKVNRDSSVQTERRDRLLMHLFQHQIHHRGQAHAMLSETTVKPPQLDEFFAAGEAPLRAAEFKDLGWSEATVWGG; via the coding sequence ATGCCGGCAAGCCTCGTTCAGACTTTTCGCGCCTTTGCTTACAACAACACCTGGGCCAATCATCGCCTGCTCGCAGCATGCGGCAGTCTCGGCCAGACGGAGTTCGCCGCCGCGCGGACCGGATTCTTCCCGAGCCTGCAGGCGACGCTGAACCACATCCATGTCATCGATCTGTTCTACGTCGACGCGCTCGAAGGTGGCTGGCTCGGGCCGAAGGCGTGGGCGAACGAGGTGCCCTACCCGGCGGTCGCGGCGCTGCAAGCAGCGCAAGGCGCGATCGACCAGCGCCTGATCGCCCACTGCGATGCGCTGACGCCTGAACGGCTCGATGAGGTGGTCAAGGTCAATCGCGACAGCTCGGTGCAGACCGAGCGGCGCGACCGCCTTCTGATGCATTTGTTTCAGCACCAGATCCATCATCGCGGCCAAGCCCATGCGATGCTCTCCGAGACCACGGTCAAACCGCCGCAGCTCGACGAATTCTTCGCCGCCGGCGAGGCGCCGCTCCGGGCGGCCGAGTTCAAGGACCTTGGCTGGAGCGAAGCCACCGTCTGGGGCGGCTGA